One Pseudobacteriovorax antillogorgiicola genomic region harbors:
- a CDS encoding TonB-dependent receptor plug domain-containing protein, translating to MHTHRSKFTWLLLGILVSPPIQADVERVEVTGTRIKRMDIEGSANLQIIDRERIEQLGAANLSDVLRGIAANNFGSWDSGGLSSASNVAHANIRGLGESRTLVLINGRRLERDTNFDAVDLNMIPVAAVERIDIMKEGASAIYGSDALAGVINVITKKTFQGVEASIEQRVTEEGGGNETRISATGGFSTERANLIVVASFKKRDELARVDRPWVVDRNRMVSSLGSPYGRYRSLADKSKFYFGPNCPDNLQRSDGCGFKYMKERSLIPAEESASVFIDSSYELNASHRVFLGGRVTNRNNRQTIEPHRLDFEILPGDEQLGLFNGLGLTTGDGVEVQIAMPDQRVDDENTLNYQYSGGIKGDIVGSWEYEVFGGFSRSFTERTRTQGEYLEQESIAAIKSVSSDDLFNLSKNASLFDPYAVTTDRFTESLTTESSIVVSGDLFELPGGYVGVSFGGTQQYSEINQGQDQLIKDEQTITGPGFTVNNDRTVNSLFAEMVLPVSDSIELSFAGRYDSYSDYGNTTNPKAAFKWEPLKQLSFRGSASRAFKAPPLQELGLEPFESSASVKDDQGCRIAQSQNRSPEEIEEACDFITVILESGGNPNLKEENANFLNVGMVFEPSRRFYFSADYWVLEVENGLDQGESEQAIFDAAAKGIDITKYGASIERPDGESPILKAPILNIAGNRSTGIDLKIQHNYRVLPTLTLAMTHDYNQFLEKKREDFPGLGFTSVLGNYLNPRWTAVNAATLSWENQNLTLLGTSIDKHRKIDPDNGYLSRYTRFDLQYRYQNDFIGTVALGAINAFADRPPTDPDSIIRVTKDIYNVRGRTFYAKLTRAF from the coding sequence ATGCACACTCACAGGTCTAAATTCACATGGCTATTACTGGGTATTCTCGTATCGCCACCTATTCAGGCAGACGTGGAGCGGGTTGAAGTCACCGGAACCCGTATTAAGCGTATGGATATTGAAGGTTCAGCTAATCTACAGATCATCGATCGAGAGCGCATCGAGCAACTAGGAGCAGCAAATCTAAGTGATGTCCTGCGGGGGATAGCTGCTAACAATTTTGGATCTTGGGATTCTGGTGGCTTATCTTCTGCATCAAATGTTGCCCACGCAAATATTCGTGGGCTAGGGGAATCGCGGACCTTAGTCCTAATTAATGGTCGCAGATTAGAGCGAGATACAAATTTTGATGCGGTCGATCTCAACATGATCCCCGTGGCTGCGGTAGAGCGTATTGATATCATGAAAGAGGGTGCTTCAGCGATCTATGGTTCCGATGCCCTGGCCGGGGTCATCAACGTTATCACCAAGAAAACTTTCCAGGGCGTGGAAGCCAGTATCGAGCAAAGAGTTACCGAAGAAGGTGGTGGCAACGAAACTAGAATTTCAGCTACAGGAGGTTTCTCCACAGAGCGAGCAAATCTTATCGTTGTTGCATCATTTAAAAAGAGAGACGAATTGGCCAGAGTTGATCGTCCCTGGGTAGTCGACCGAAATCGAATGGTATCAAGCTTAGGCAGTCCTTATGGGCGATACCGCTCGTTAGCCGATAAGAGTAAATTTTACTTCGGCCCAAACTGTCCGGATAACCTGCAACGTAGCGACGGTTGTGGCTTCAAATATATGAAAGAAAGATCTCTCATACCAGCGGAAGAATCCGCTTCGGTTTTTATCGACTCCAGCTATGAACTCAATGCCAGCCATCGCGTGTTTCTAGGTGGTCGTGTCACCAATCGCAATAATCGTCAAACTATCGAGCCACATCGCCTTGATTTCGAAATCCTCCCTGGCGACGAGCAGCTTGGGCTATTCAATGGCTTAGGCCTGACAACTGGGGACGGTGTAGAGGTTCAGATCGCAATGCCTGATCAAAGAGTTGACGATGAAAATACCCTTAACTATCAGTACTCCGGAGGGATTAAAGGCGATATTGTAGGTAGTTGGGAATACGAGGTATTTGGGGGGTTCTCACGGTCTTTCACAGAGAGAACGAGAACTCAGGGCGAATATCTAGAGCAGGAGTCCATTGCAGCCATAAAATCAGTATCGTCTGATGATCTATTCAACCTCAGTAAGAATGCCTCACTCTTTGACCCTTATGCGGTGACCACGGATCGATTCACAGAGTCATTAACAACAGAGTCCAGTATTGTTGTCAGTGGAGATCTTTTTGAATTGCCGGGCGGCTATGTTGGAGTTTCCTTTGGTGGTACCCAACAATACAGTGAGATCAATCAAGGTCAGGATCAACTTATAAAAGATGAACAAACGATCACTGGCCCCGGCTTTACTGTAAACAATGATCGTACGGTTAATTCACTTTTTGCTGAGATGGTACTTCCCGTAAGTGATTCAATTGAATTAAGTTTCGCTGGGCGCTATGACTCATACTCCGACTACGGTAACACTACGAATCCAAAGGCAGCATTTAAGTGGGAGCCCCTAAAACAGCTTTCCTTTCGCGGCTCTGCAAGCCGAGCCTTTAAAGCCCCACCTCTCCAAGAACTGGGACTTGAACCATTTGAAAGCTCTGCTTCGGTGAAAGATGACCAGGGCTGCCGTATTGCACAATCCCAAAATCGTTCGCCCGAGGAAATCGAAGAAGCTTGTGACTTTATAACCGTCATTCTAGAAAGCGGGGGCAACCCAAACCTCAAGGAAGAAAATGCTAACTTTCTCAATGTTGGAATGGTATTTGAACCCAGCCGTCGATTCTACTTCAGTGCTGACTACTGGGTGCTTGAAGTTGAAAATGGACTCGACCAAGGCGAATCTGAACAGGCTATATTTGATGCGGCTGCTAAAGGTATCGATATCACTAAGTACGGGGCATCGATCGAAAGGCCAGATGGCGAAAGCCCGATATTAAAAGCTCCTATTCTTAACATCGCAGGCAATCGCTCCACGGGAATCGACTTAAAGATCCAGCATAACTACCGTGTACTACCAACGCTCACCCTCGCCATGACTCATGACTATAATCAATTTTTGGAGAAAAAGCGTGAGGACTTTCCTGGCCTAGGATTTACATCGGTGCTTGGTAACTATCTCAATCCACGTTGGACAGCAGTCAATGCTGCTACTCTATCTTGGGAGAACCAGAACCTTACCCTGCTTGGCACTAGCATTGATAAGCATCGCAAAATTGATCCTGACAATGGCTACCTCAGTAGATATACAAGATTTGACCTTCAATACCGCTATCAAAACGATTTCATCGGAACCGTGGCTCTGGGCGCTATCAACGCCTTTGCTGACCGACCTCCTACTGACCCAGATTCGATCATCCGTGTAACTAAGGATATCTACAACGTTCGTGGCCGTACGTTCTACGCGAAGCTAACGCGAGCGTTCTAG